Proteins encoded in a region of the Thermoanaerobaculia bacterium genome:
- a CDS encoding GTPase domain-containing protein — MTFINYASREINCKIVYYGPGLGGKTTNLQFIYSKTAPEAKGKMISLATEADRTLFFDFLPLDLGSIRGFTTRFHLYTVPGQVFYDASRKLILKGVDGVVFVADSQPERMEANIESIRNLEDNLHEHGFDLQTIPYALQFNKRDMPDVAPVADMYRTLNYKREPTFEAVATTGIGVFDTLKAVAKQILVELRKR; from the coding sequence ATGACGTTCATCAACTACGCCAGCCGGGAGATCAACTGCAAGATCGTCTACTACGGCCCTGGCCTGGGCGGCAAGACGACGAATCTGCAGTTCATCTACAGCAAGACCGCGCCGGAGGCGAAGGGCAAGATGATCTCGCTCGCCACCGAGGCCGATCGCACGCTCTTCTTCGACTTCCTGCCGCTCGACCTCGGGTCGATCCGCGGCTTCACGACCCGGTTCCACCTCTATACCGTCCCCGGGCAGGTCTTCTACGACGCCAGCCGCAAACTGATCCTGAAGGGCGTGGACGGCGTGGTCTTCGTCGCCGACAGCCAGCCCGAGCGGATGGAGGCCAACATCGAGTCCATCCGCAACCTCGAGGACAACCTGCACGAGCACGGCTTCGACCTGCAGACGATTCCGTACGCCCTGCAGTTCAACAAGCGCGACATGCCCGACGTCGCGCCGGTCGCCGATATGTACCGCACGCTGAACTACAAGCGCGAGCCGACTTTCGAGGCCGTGGCCACGACGGGCATCGGAGTCTTCGACACCCTGAAGGCGGTGGCGAAGCAGATCCTCGTCGAATTGCGCAAGCGCTGA
- the glmU gene encoding bifunctional UDP-N-acetylglucosamine diphosphorylase/glucosamine-1-phosphate N-acetyltransferase GlmU has protein sequence MAPDRTSGPDRIAVVLAAGQGKRMRSALPKVLHEVAGRPMLARVLATARLSGCDRLLVVVGHRAESVRAAFPENDITWVEQREQRGTGHALLQAAALASDRPALLLVLSGDVPLVRAATLDRLARAAAAGWGAMAAATLREPGTLGRVLTRPDGTLDRIVEVADADAGELAICRVNAGLYALPAPEIFDFLAALEPDNAQGELYLTDALGNAAAAGRRIEVVELEDPDEALGVNDRADLARVHRLLLERKARELQRGGVTLFAPERTAIEPESEIAPDSVVHADVALLGANRVGTGSTLHQGVWMRDSTVGQDSVIEPYSVLDGATVGNGCRVGPFARLRPGTVLGDGARVGNFVEIKNSRLGRKAKAGHLAYLGDAEVGDGANIGAGAVTCNYDGESKHRTEIGAGAFIGSDTMLVAPVTIGAHATTGAGSVITRDVPDGALAVERSPQRTVPGWAERRVRTAPPTDRKASD, from the coding sequence ATGGCACCTGACCGCACCTCCGGACCCGACCGTATCGCGGTCGTCCTCGCAGCCGGTCAGGGCAAGCGCATGCGGTCGGCGCTGCCGAAGGTTCTGCACGAGGTCGCCGGCCGGCCGATGCTGGCGCGCGTCCTCGCCACCGCGCGGCTCTCGGGTTGCGATCGCCTCCTGGTCGTCGTCGGCCACCGCGCCGAGAGCGTCCGCGCCGCCTTCCCCGAGAACGACATCACCTGGGTGGAGCAGCGCGAACAGCGCGGCACCGGCCACGCTCTCCTGCAGGCGGCGGCGCTCGCTTCCGACCGCCCGGCGCTGCTGCTCGTCCTCTCGGGCGATGTCCCGCTGGTGCGCGCCGCCACGCTCGACCGGCTGGCGCGGGCGGCCGCTGCCGGCTGGGGCGCGATGGCGGCCGCTACCCTGCGCGAGCCCGGTACGCTGGGCCGCGTCCTCACCCGCCCCGATGGCACGCTCGACCGCATCGTCGAGGTCGCCGACGCTGACGCCGGGGAGCTAGCGATCTGCCGCGTGAACGCCGGTCTCTACGCCCTGCCCGCGCCGGAAATCTTCGATTTCCTCGCAGCCCTCGAACCGGACAACGCCCAGGGCGAGCTCTATCTGACGGACGCCCTCGGCAACGCCGCCGCGGCCGGCAGGAGGATCGAGGTCGTCGAGCTCGAGGATCCCGACGAGGCGCTGGGCGTCAACGATCGCGCCGATCTCGCCCGGGTCCACCGGCTGCTCCTCGAGCGCAAGGCGCGCGAGCTCCAGCGCGGCGGCGTGACGCTCTTCGCGCCCGAGCGCACCGCCATCGAACCCGAGTCGGAGATCGCCCCCGACAGCGTCGTGCACGCCGACGTGGCTCTCCTGGGCGCGAACCGCGTCGGCACCGGCTCGACACTGCACCAGGGCGTCTGGATGCGCGACTCGACGGTCGGCCAGGACAGCGTCATCGAACCCTATTCCGTGCTCGACGGCGCCACGGTCGGCAACGGCTGCCGGGTCGGACCGTTCGCGCGTCTGCGGCCGGGAACGGTCCTCGGCGACGGGGCGCGGGTCGGCAACTTCGTCGAGATCAAGAACAGCCGTCTGGGCAGGAAAGCGAAGGCCGGGCACCTCGCCTACCTCGGCGACGCCGAGGTCGGCGACGGCGCGAACATCGGCGCCGGCGCCGTGACCTGCAACTACGACGGCGAGAGCAAGCACCGCACCGAAATCGGCGCCGGCGCCTTCATCGGCAGCGATACGATGCTGGTGGCGCCGGTCACGATCGGCGCCCATGCGACGACCGGCGCGGGCTCGGTGATCACGCGCGACGTGCCCGATGGCGCCCTCGCCGTCGAGCGTTCGCCGCAGCGCACGGTGCCCGGCTGGGCCGAGCGACGTGTCCGGACGGCGCCACCGACCGACAGGAAAGCGAGCGACTGA
- a CDS encoding roadblock/LC7 domain-containing protein, with product MAGAELVLYQEEFQRLDGALKKLRQEANARAIFLIDKNGQQIAAAGEVEQFDTTSLASLTAGNVAATDGLAKLIGEREFSVLFHEGKRDHIHISIVAKRAILLVIFDDRSSLGLVRLRVKRGSQEMDHIFEDMQVKQTKGAATPTHASPFSEITDEDIDALFSE from the coding sequence ATGGCTGGAGCTGAGCTGGTCTTGTATCAGGAAGAGTTCCAACGCCTCGACGGGGCGTTGAAGAAACTGCGCCAGGAGGCCAACGCCCGGGCCATCTTCCTCATCGACAAGAACGGCCAGCAGATCGCCGCCGCCGGCGAGGTGGAGCAGTTCGACACCACCAGCCTCGCGAGCCTGACCGCTGGCAACGTCGCGGCCACCGACGGGCTCGCCAAGCTCATCGGCGAGCGCGAGTTCTCGGTCCTCTTCCACGAGGGCAAGCGCGATCACATCCATATCTCGATCGTCGCCAAGCGCGCCATCCTGCTGGTCATCTTCGATGACCGCTCGTCCCTCGGCCTGGTCCGGCTGCGCGTCAAGCGCGGCAGCCAGGAGATGGACCACATTTTCGAGGACATGCAGGTGAAGCAGACGAAGGGCGCCGCCACCCCGACTCATGCCAGTCCGTTTTCCGAGATCACGGACGAGGACATCGACGCCCTGTTCTCCGAGTAG